The following are from one region of the Bacillota bacterium genome:
- a CDS encoding ATP-binding cassette domain-containing protein translates to MLKLINISKDYKVGDTLTHALIDINLEFRENEFVSILGQSGSGKTTLLNLIGGLDHYQKGDLLVDGKSTKGFIDNEWDSYRNATIGFVFQNYNLISHLSVLDNVEIALTLSGVSVAERKERAKNALIDVGLEDQIKKKPNQLSGGQMQRVAIARALVNNPKILLADEPTGAIDSKTSIQILDLLKEISKDRLVIMVTHNVDLAEKYSDRIIQLLDGKIILDSKDYKESLDTKTTGKLINKKISMSFMTALKSSYKNLTTKKTRTLITAIAGSIGIIGIALVLAISNGMTQYVNSMQSDTLAGFPLTISRTVSTTNDMLSQPQQHISDLTGITTSLIDFPTTDIIYSYDAEANTRDHTNIITEDYINYIQELDETLYNSISYTSSVTLNVIAETDNGGYVKVNTSVTSSSFGFSSDSYFNEIPNSREFIETQYDLLGSNSSYPENYNEIVLIVDKQNRVDISLLEDFGITINDEFVIDDFIGMQFKVVTNNDYYTQNESIFIANTDYESMYVSGESITLTIVGVMRVKESASSEILSTGIGYTSMLTTQVLSDALTSDVVVAQEASLDVNVLTGQPFNDIVTYQNVMRTIGGDDSPTGIQIYPVSFDSKDAIKTYLDAYNLNLDGTDMVIYTDLAETISGTISTLISTITLILSSFAAISLIVSSIMIGIITYVSVVERTKEIGILRSIGARKKDISRVFNAETIIIGLTAGVIGIIVTILLIFPINMIIQRALGISSFASLPILSALGLILISIGLTFISGLIPSKIAANKDPVVALRTE, encoded by the coding sequence ATGTTAAAACTAATCAATATTTCAAAAGACTATAAAGTGGGCGATACTTTAACGCATGCTTTAATTGATATTAATCTAGAATTCAGAGAAAATGAATTTGTGTCAATTTTAGGACAATCTGGAAGTGGAAAAACAACACTTTTAAACTTAATAGGTGGGTTGGATCATTATCAAAAAGGAGATTTACTCGTTGATGGAAAATCCACAAAAGGATTTATTGATAATGAATGGGATTCTTACCGAAACGCAACTATCGGCTTTGTTTTTCAAAATTACAATCTAATTTCACATTTATCGGTACTAGATAATGTTGAAATTGCGCTTACTTTATCTGGAGTGAGTGTAGCCGAAAGAAAAGAAAGAGCTAAAAACGCTTTAATTGACGTCGGACTTGAAGATCAAATTAAAAAGAAACCAAATCAATTATCTGGCGGACAAATGCAGCGAGTAGCCATCGCTAGAGCCTTAGTTAATAACCCGAAAATATTACTAGCAGACGAGCCAACAGGTGCAATTGATTCAAAAACAAGCATTCAAATCTTAGATTTGTTAAAAGAAATTAGTAAAGATAGGCTAGTCATTATGGTAACTCATAACGTTGACTTAGCAGAAAAATATAGCGATCGAATCATTCAATTACTAGATGGTAAAATTATATTAGATAGTAAAGACTATAAAGAATCTTTAGATACAAAAACAACAGGGAAATTGATTAATAAAAAAATTTCTATGTCTTTTATGACAGCACTTAAATCAAGCTATAAAAATCTTACTACTAAAAAAACAAGAACTTTAATTACAGCAATTGCTGGAAGCATTGGAATAATTGGAATAGCGCTTGTTTTAGCGATTAGCAATGGAATGACTCAATATGTAAATTCCATGCAAAGTGATACATTAGCAGGGTTCCCACTTACGATAAGTAGAACAGTAAGCACAACAAATGATATGCTATCTCAACCTCAGCAACATATAAGTGATTTGACAGGTATTACTACATCTTTAATTGATTTTCCAACAACCGATATCATTTACTCTTACGATGCAGAAGCGAATACGCGAGATCACACAAATATCATTACTGAAGATTACATTAATTACATACAAGAATTAGATGAAACTTTATATAATTCAATTTCTTATACGAGTAGTGTAACGTTAAATGTAATTGCAGAAACTGATAATGGTGGATATGTAAAAGTTAATACATCCGTCACTTCAAGTTCATTTGGATTTTCATCGGATAGTTATTTTAATGAAATTCCAAATAGCAGAGAATTTATTGAAACTCAATACGATTTACTAGGAAGTAATAGCAGTTACCCAGAAAATTATAATGAAATCGTTTTGATTGTTGATAAGCAAAATAGAGTTGATATCAGTTTACTAGAAGACTTTGGCATAACAATAAATGATGAATTTGTAATAGATGATTTTATAGGAATGCAATTTAAAGTTGTTACAAACAATGATTATTATACTCAAAACGAGTCAATATTTATTGCCAATACTGATTATGAATCAATGTATGTAAGTGGTGAATCCATTACTTTAACGATTGTTGGAGTTATGAGAGTAAAAGAATCCGCATCTAGTGAAATATTATCTACAGGAATAGGCTATACTTCAATGCTTACCACTCAAGTATTATCAGATGCTTTAACATCAGATGTTGTTGTAGCTCAAGAAGCAAGCCTTGATGTAAATGTCTTAACAGGGCAACCATTTAATGACATCGTTACATATCAAAATGTCATGCGGACGATAGGCGGAGATGATTCTCCTACCGGAATACAAATCTACCCAGTATCATTTGATTCAAAAGATGCTATAAAGACTTATCTTGACGCATATAACCTTAATTTAGATGGAACAGATATGGTTATATACACAGATTTAGCAGAAACAATATCAGGGACGATTTCAACATTAATTAGTACAATAACGTTAATATTATCTTCATTTGCAGCTATTTCGTTAATAGTTTCTTCCATTATGATAGGAATTATAACTTATGTATCCGTTGTAGAAAGAACAAAAGAAATTGGGATTTTACGGAGCATTGGAGCAAGAAAAAAGGATATTAGTCGTGTATTTAATGCCGAAACAATTATTATTGGCTTAACAGCAGGAGTTATAGGCATCATTGTAACAATTCTTCTTATATTTCCAATTAATATGATTATTCAACGTGCTTTAGGAATTTCAAGTTTTGCTAGTTTGCCAATTTTAAGTGCGTTAGGACTTATCTTAATCAGTATTGGATTGACTTTTATTTCTGGTTTAATTCCAAGTAAAATTGCAGCAAACAAAGATCCAGTTGTTGCGTTAAGAACTGAATAA
- a CDS encoding response regulator transcription factor, whose protein sequence is MIKILIAEDDDSIRKLISKYLSSENFEVVESENGKKALTFFETQHFDIVITDVLMPLLDGNELTTSIRKINIEIPILMLTALESFSDKEKGFLSGTDDYLVKPIEMKELLLRIKALLRRSKIASENKIEYKNILLDLKSNVALIGNERVELTKKEFLLLYKLISYPNIIFTRNQLMDEIWGYDSESYDRTIDTHIKRIREKIKSEDLEIITVRGLGYKVILK, encoded by the coding sequence ATGATTAAAATATTAATCGCAGAAGATGACGATTCAATTCGGAAGTTAATATCAAAGTATTTATCAAGCGAGAATTTTGAAGTTGTTGAATCAGAAAACGGGAAAAAAGCTTTAACATTTTTTGAAACACAACACTTTGATATAGTCATAACTGACGTTTTGATGCCTTTACTTGATGGAAATGAATTAACAACTTCTATTCGAAAAATAAATATAGAGATTCCTATTCTAATGCTCACAGCTTTAGAATCTTTTAGCGATAAGGAAAAAGGATTTTTAAGTGGAACCGATGATTATTTGGTCAAACCAATTGAAATGAAAGAATTGCTATTAAGAATCAAAGCTCTATTAAGAAGATCAAAAATTGCTAGTGAAAATAAAATTGAATACAAAAATATACTTTTAGATTTGAAATCTAATGTAGCTTTGATTGGAAATGAAAGAGTTGAATTAACCAAAAAAGAATTTTTACTGCTTTATAAATTAATCTCTTACCCAAATATTATTTTTACTAGAAATCAACTTATGGATGAAATATGGGGCTATGATAGTGAAAGTTATGATCGGACGATTGATACACATATCAAACGAATTAGAGAAAAAATTAAAAGTGAAGATTTAGAAATTATTACTGTAAGAGGACTTGGGTATAAGGTGATATTAAAATGA